One Lysinibacillus fusiformis genomic window carries:
- the ybeY gene encoding rRNA maturation RNase YbeY yields MILTIDFTDETNEVTTEHMELVEKLLQHAAKTENIEPETEVSVTFVTNAAIQEINREYRGKDQPTDVISFALEELGEGEMEVTFEGMPRILGDIIISTDRTKEQAEEYGHTFERELGFLAVHGFLHLLGYDHIVPEDEKAMFGKQDEILQSYGLGRD; encoded by the coding sequence ATGATTTTAACAATTGATTTTACAGATGAAACAAATGAAGTAACTACGGAACATATGGAGCTTGTGGAGAAGCTTTTACAGCATGCAGCAAAAACTGAAAACATTGAACCGGAAACGGAAGTGTCGGTTACATTTGTAACAAATGCAGCTATTCAAGAAATTAATCGCGAATATCGTGGTAAGGACCAACCGACAGATGTTATTTCTTTTGCTTTAGAAGAATTAGGCGAAGGCGAAATGGAAGTAACATTTGAAGGGATGCCTCGAATTTTAGGGGATATTATCATTTCAACGGATCGTACGAAGGAACAAGCTGAAGAATACGGTCATACATTTGAACGTGAATTAGGCTTTTTAGCTGTGCATGGCTTCTTGCATTTACTTGGCTATGATCATATAGTACCTGAGGATGAAAAAGCGATGTTCGGAAAGCAAGATGAGATCTTACAGTCATACGGCTTAGGACGTGACTAA
- a CDS encoding HD family phosphohydrolase — MEKQLRKITELIGFRYFLIAVLILTGALQFTFMYGNVKGVTYDFKPLQLAPETVRSTKTIEDTVKTQQEREKAANAVAPVYQFSEDVAKQRAAIVTSLFDYVLEVKKDVDSSEEPVAIVDQVAELRKKLESIDIEQMPVTFTDAQLESLLLQSDTDLKRTSTMLSKLVQDYLQKSIRAENVLAAQNDFETKIRGQRGYPDKILSAVVLIGRASIIENETINEEQTKVRIEQAKESIEPTRILQGQIIVQEGQIIDTEAYRQLELLGMVSNKASMKPIAGLIILTFLQLIFMFILFERWEADEQKKRNALLVTVIVYSLSILLMKFISLVAGGFDVTVAFLFPTALATMLVRLLADDRAAILITVMTAASAGVIFQEGYSSVMQMEITLYIIFGGFASLFFMRSVEKRSHILQAVGVISLVNLAFIAFYLLMTQSSYGFSELLFYFIAAILSALLSGALTMGLLPFFESAFSLLSTLRLIELSNPNHPLLKKLLMETPGTYHHSVMVANLAEAACEEIGADGLLARVGCYYHDIGKTKRPAFFIENQMSGINPHDSMPPETSAEIIIAHTTDGAEMLKRYKMPQEIIDIALQHHGTSLLKFFLYKAKEEGKVIDEAKFRYPGPKPQTKEAAIISVADSVEAAVRSMKEPNAEKIHKLVKAIIDDRVQDNQFDECDISLKELKCIERVLCETLNGIFHSRIEYPKADK, encoded by the coding sequence ATGGAGAAACAACTTCGAAAAATTACCGAGCTTATTGGTTTTCGCTACTTTTTGATTGCTGTTCTCATCTTAACAGGAGCCTTACAGTTTACATTTATGTATGGCAATGTTAAAGGTGTTACATATGATTTTAAACCATTACAGCTTGCACCAGAAACTGTTCGATCTACTAAAACAATCGAAGATACAGTTAAGACACAACAAGAGCGAGAAAAAGCAGCAAATGCAGTTGCGCCCGTCTATCAGTTTTCAGAGGATGTCGCCAAGCAACGCGCCGCTATTGTGACGTCTTTATTTGACTATGTCCTTGAAGTAAAAAAGGATGTTGACAGCAGTGAAGAACCTGTTGCAATTGTTGACCAGGTGGCGGAACTTCGAAAAAAATTAGAATCTATTGATATTGAGCAAATGCCTGTAACCTTTACTGATGCACAGCTAGAGAGTTTATTACTGCAAAGTGATACAGATTTAAAGAGAACGAGCACAATGCTGTCAAAACTTGTACAGGACTATTTACAAAAATCAATTCGTGCAGAAAATGTGTTGGCTGCTCAAAATGATTTTGAAACAAAAATTCGTGGACAGCGAGGTTATCCCGATAAAATATTAAGTGCAGTCGTTTTAATCGGGCGTGCGAGTATTATTGAAAATGAAACGATAAATGAGGAGCAAACAAAAGTTAGAATCGAGCAGGCAAAAGAATCGATTGAGCCTACTCGTATTTTGCAAGGACAAATCATTGTTCAGGAAGGCCAAATAATTGATACTGAGGCTTACCGACAACTGGAGCTTCTCGGAATGGTGAGCAATAAAGCATCTATGAAGCCAATTGCAGGATTAATTATATTAACCTTCCTGCAATTGATATTCATGTTTATATTATTTGAACGATGGGAGGCAGATGAGCAAAAAAAGCGCAATGCACTACTTGTTACCGTGATTGTCTATAGCTTATCTATTCTCTTAATGAAGTTCATTAGCTTAGTCGCAGGTGGTTTTGATGTGACTGTTGCATTTTTATTCCCAACAGCCCTAGCAACGATGCTAGTGCGATTGTTAGCAGATGATCGCGCGGCAATATTAATCACAGTTATGACTGCCGCTTCAGCAGGTGTCATTTTCCAAGAAGGCTATTCATCGGTGATGCAAATGGAAATTACACTGTATATCATCTTCGGTGGCTTTGCGAGCCTATTCTTTATGCGCAGTGTTGAAAAGCGCTCGCATATTTTACAAGCAGTCGGTGTCATTTCACTTGTGAATTTGGCTTTTATAGCATTTTATTTACTCATGACACAGTCGTCGTATGGATTTTCTGAGCTACTGTTTTACTTTATCGCGGCAATACTATCGGCCTTGCTTTCAGGTGCACTGACAATGGGCTTATTACCATTTTTTGAATCTGCATTTAGCTTATTATCGACGTTGCGTCTAATTGAACTTTCTAATCCAAATCACCCGTTACTGAAAAAATTACTAATGGAAACACCAGGAACATATCATCATAGTGTAATGGTCGCAAATTTAGCCGAAGCTGCTTGTGAAGAAATAGGTGCGGATGGCTTACTTGCGCGTGTAGGATGTTATTATCATGATATCGGAAAAACGAAAAGGCCTGCTTTTTTCATTGAAAATCAAATGTCTGGCATCAACCCGCATGATTCAATGCCGCCAGAAACAAGTGCAGAAATTATTATCGCACATACGACGGATGGAGCTGAGATGTTAAAACGCTACAAGATGCCACAGGAAATTATTGATATTGCGTTGCAACATCATGGGACAAGTCTGTTAAAGTTCTTCCTATATAAAGCGAAGGAAGAAGGCAAAGTGATTGATGAAGCGAAGTTCCGATATCCAGGTCCGAAGCCACAAACGAAGGAAGCGGCAATTATTAGCGTTGCTGATAGTGTAGAAGCAGCGGTACGTTCGATGAAGGAACCAAATGCAGAAAAAATTCACAAGTTAGTGAAGGCTATTATTGATGATCGTGTACAGGACAATCAGTTTGATGAATGCGATATTTCGCTAAAAGAGTTAAAATGTATAGAGCGAGTGCTTTGTGAAACGTTGAATGGGATTTTCCACTCACGAATTGAATATCCAAAGGCAGATAAGTAG
- a CDS encoding PhoH family protein, whose product MSEHLTVLQVDNPNEAVMLLGISDANMKLIEEALHVHIITRGEQIQLAGEEDAKEQATFLLQALLKVIRKGINIDQRDVATAIEMTQKGTIEYFAELYDEEIARTTKGKPIRAKTIGQREYIQAIRHKDVVFGIGPAGTGKTYLAVVMATQALKNGHVKRIILTRPAVEAGESLGFLPGDLKEKVDPYLRPLYDALNDIYGSEQTQRLIERGTIEIAPLAYMRGRTLDDAFVILDEAQNTTHPQMKMFLTRLGFGSKMVITGDKTQIDLPKNADSGLIVAERTLKYVKSIHFQILEQGDVVRHPVVAKIIQAYEEQQL is encoded by the coding sequence ATGTCTGAACATTTAACTGTATTACAAGTGGATAATCCGAACGAAGCTGTAATGTTATTAGGTATTTCCGATGCTAATATGAAATTAATTGAAGAGGCACTACATGTCCATATAATTACTCGTGGTGAACAAATTCAACTTGCTGGTGAGGAAGACGCTAAGGAACAAGCGACATTTCTTTTACAGGCGCTTTTAAAAGTCATTCGCAAAGGCATTAATATTGATCAGCGTGATGTAGCCACAGCAATCGAAATGACACAAAAAGGTACAATTGAATACTTTGCAGAACTCTACGATGAAGAAATTGCTCGCACGACGAAAGGTAAGCCAATTCGTGCGAAAACAATTGGTCAACGAGAATACATACAAGCGATCCGTCACAAAGACGTTGTTTTCGGTATTGGTCCAGCAGGTACCGGTAAAACGTATCTAGCAGTGGTAATGGCTACACAAGCGCTGAAAAATGGACATGTAAAGCGTATTATTTTAACGCGTCCTGCAGTAGAAGCAGGAGAGTCTCTAGGCTTTCTTCCAGGGGACTTGAAAGAAAAGGTGGATCCTTATTTACGCCCTCTATATGATGCGTTAAATGACATTTACGGCTCAGAGCAAACACAACGACTCATTGAGCGTGGCACAATTGAAATTGCACCTTTAGCCTATATGCGTGGACGGACATTGGACGATGCCTTTGTTATTTTAGATGAAGCGCAAAATACAACACATCCACAAATGAAGATGTTTTTAACACGTTTAGGCTTCGGCTCAAAAATGGTTATTACAGGCGATAAAACGCAAATCGACTTACCAAAAAATGCGGATTCGGGTTTGATTGTGGCAGAAAGAACGTTAAAGTATGTCAAGTCAATACATTTCCAAATTTTGGAACAAGGCGATGTAGTTCGCCACCCAGTAGTAGCAAAAATCATCCAAGCCTACGAAGAACAGCAACTTTAG
- a CDS encoding sporulation protein YqfD — MWNNRPIIIRIKRHENVHPFIQTLHAQHVSLKRVVFREQEVTFETNMRYLSKIRRTRSRYRLKMTVHYADELQVFRAQLWTLLGLFIMILIPLLCAQVIWRVDIEAASPEMQQQVEKTFNDTFKMETPMSKKVLPSDAIIRQELLEKHRELAWVHIEKHGGRVILRPQESPKQAELTNEKLATHLVATKSGVITHFNIQNGERKISVNDTAYDGDVLVSGVIESGNDHVFVGAKGDVFADYWLECTFKIPTKLTMETLQQKQWRVLVKGIHKEQVDYVQKKELPNWLDPYVSIVEEQQTKTMEVVLDKSKIDSLLMPLLHEKLLRSLPAKTVIKKENLLQAKWGNGTVEGKVLFLVNENIASPIHGSQGE; from the coding sequence ATGTGGAATAATCGACCAATCATCATACGTATAAAGCGCCATGAAAATGTTCATCCTTTTATTCAAACATTGCATGCACAACATGTCTCGTTAAAACGTGTTGTATTTCGTGAGCAAGAAGTCACATTTGAAACTAATATGCGTTATCTATCAAAAATTCGCCGCACACGTAGCCGTTATCGACTCAAAATGACTGTACATTATGCAGATGAGCTTCAGGTTTTTCGAGCGCAACTTTGGACTTTGCTCGGCCTATTTATAATGATATTAATACCACTATTATGTGCACAAGTAATTTGGCGGGTCGATATTGAGGCGGCTTCTCCTGAAATGCAGCAGCAGGTAGAGAAGACATTTAATGATACGTTCAAAATGGAGACGCCTATGTCTAAAAAAGTATTACCATCGGATGCAATCATTCGGCAGGAGTTGTTAGAAAAGCATCGAGAGCTAGCATGGGTGCATATTGAAAAACATGGTGGTCGTGTGATTTTACGACCTCAGGAATCCCCTAAGCAAGCAGAACTGACCAATGAAAAGTTAGCAACACACTTGGTAGCTACAAAAAGTGGTGTGATAACCCACTTTAATATTCAAAATGGTGAACGAAAAATTTCGGTAAATGATACAGCTTATGATGGCGATGTTCTTGTAAGTGGCGTCATCGAAAGTGGAAATGACCATGTCTTTGTCGGTGCAAAAGGAGACGTCTTTGCAGATTATTGGCTTGAATGTACATTTAAAATTCCGACAAAGCTAACGATGGAAACGCTACAACAGAAACAGTGGCGTGTACTAGTAAAGGGCATTCATAAAGAACAAGTTGACTATGTTCAAAAAAAAGAATTACCAAACTGGCTGGATCCATACGTTTCAATTGTTGAAGAGCAACAAACAAAAACAATGGAAGTAGTACTTGATAAATCAAAAATAGATTCACTACTCATGCCGCTACTGCATGAAAAATTATTACGATCACTACCTGCGAAAACAGTTATCAAAAAAGAAAACCTTTTACAGGCGAAGTGGGGGAATGGTACAGTTGAAGGGAAAGTTCTATTTTTAGTCAATGAAAACATTGCAAGTCCAATACATGGCTCACAAGGAGAATGA
- the floA gene encoding flotillin-like protein FloA (flotillin-like protein involved in membrane lipid rafts): MGFDLALIGPVVGLVLLFIVLAVFFTFVPVALWISALAAGVRVSIFTLIGMRLRRVIPSRIVNPLIKAHKAGLPVTINQLESHYLAGGNVDRVVNALIAAHRANIELSFERCAAIDLAGRDVLEAVQMSVNPKVIETPFISGVAMNGIEVKAKARITVRANIERLVGGAGEETIVARVGEGIVSTIGSATHHTEVLENPDMISQTVLSKGLDSGTAFEILSIDIADVDIGKNIGAELQIEQAQADKNIAQAKAEERRAMAVANEQEMIARVQEMKAKVVEAEAEVPQAMAEALRSGNLGIMDYMNYRNIQADTAMRDSISKVSSDKSETNEPNA, from the coding sequence ATGGGATTTGATTTAGCTCTAATTGGGCCAGTAGTCGGGCTAGTCTTATTATTCATTGTTCTAGCTGTATTCTTTACCTTTGTACCAGTAGCACTGTGGATTTCTGCTTTAGCAGCAGGTGTCCGTGTGAGTATTTTTACACTAATCGGGATGCGTTTACGTCGCGTAATTCCATCACGTATTGTTAATCCGTTAATTAAAGCACATAAAGCAGGTTTACCTGTTACGATTAATCAACTAGAAAGTCACTATTTAGCAGGTGGTAATGTTGACCGTGTTGTAAATGCATTAATTGCAGCGCATCGTGCAAATATTGAGTTATCTTTTGAACGTTGTGCAGCAATTGACTTAGCAGGTCGAGACGTATTAGAAGCAGTACAAATGTCGGTTAATCCGAAAGTTATTGAAACACCATTTATTTCAGGTGTTGCTATGAACGGTATCGAAGTTAAAGCAAAAGCACGTATTACTGTGCGTGCTAATATCGAACGTTTAGTCGGTGGTGCTGGTGAGGAAACAATTGTTGCCCGTGTTGGTGAAGGAATTGTATCGACAATCGGTTCTGCTACACATCATACAGAAGTATTAGAAAATCCAGATATGATTTCACAAACTGTACTTTCAAAAGGCTTAGACTCTGGTACAGCGTTTGAAATCTTATCGATTGATATTGCGGATGTTGATATAGGTAAAAATATTGGTGCCGAATTACAAATTGAGCAAGCACAGGCAGATAAAAATATTGCCCAAGCGAAGGCTGAGGAACGTCGTGCAATGGCCGTAGCAAACGAACAAGAGATGATTGCGCGCGTTCAAGAGATGAAGGCAAAAGTAGTAGAAGCGGAGGCGGAGGTACCACAAGCGATGGCAGAAGCTTTACGCTCGGGTAATCTTGGTATTATGGATTACATGAACTACCGCAATATTCAAGCAGATACAGCTATGCGTGACTCTATTTCTAAGGTGAGCTCGGATAAATCAGAGACAAATGAACCAAACGCATAA
- a CDS encoding NfeD family protein, whose translation MRKRRILSYLIVVWMTFLLAFPLTSAFASSKVYHVPIHDEVERGLHAFLERAFKEAEENYAEAIILDIHTPGGFVNAASDIAMLMDATSIRTIAYINKDAHSAGAFLALHADDIYMVPNGTIGAAAVIDSAGNAADLKAHSAWLAQMEAAAETSNHNRDPKYALAMADSSIDLPEFRAAGKNLLTLTATEAREVGYSEGTVSNFQELLAETKLKGSDIVSIEPTFSEKIARLITNPIIVPILLSIASLGLVMELYSPGFGVPGIMGLSALGLFFFGHMVAGFAGYETLLVFIAGLALVIAEFFVPGGIVGILGGVLILLSLLLAGANMMQMVVAIFIALVVAIIGMVILMKFFGKKMHVLNKLVLMDATTTEEGYVSNINRIELLGRVGKTITPLRPSGTMQFGNERIDVVSEGGYVDASKFVEVIKVEGSRIVVRPTEKEMEEL comes from the coding sequence ATGCGAAAAAGGAGGATCCTTAGCTATTTAATTGTCGTATGGATGACTTTTTTGTTAGCGTTTCCATTGACATCCGCTTTTGCGAGTAGCAAGGTATACCACGTGCCAATTCATGATGAAGTAGAAAGAGGACTTCACGCATTTTTAGAACGAGCTTTTAAAGAGGCAGAGGAAAATTATGCGGAAGCGATCATACTAGACATACATACGCCTGGTGGATTCGTCAATGCAGCAAGTGACATCGCCATGCTTATGGATGCAACGTCGATTCGCACGATTGCTTACATTAACAAAGATGCGCATTCAGCCGGTGCTTTTTTAGCCTTGCATGCGGATGATATCTATATGGTGCCTAATGGTACGATTGGAGCCGCTGCAGTTATTGACTCAGCAGGGAATGCGGCAGATTTGAAGGCACATAGTGCGTGGCTTGCACAAATGGAAGCGGCAGCAGAAACATCCAATCACAATCGTGATCCTAAATATGCCTTAGCAATGGCGGATTCATCCATTGATTTACCAGAATTTCGAGCGGCTGGCAAAAATTTATTAACATTAACGGCTACGGAGGCGCGAGAAGTCGGTTATTCCGAAGGCACTGTGTCGAATTTTCAAGAGTTACTTGCAGAAACGAAATTAAAGGGTAGTGACATTGTATCAATTGAGCCGACTTTCTCTGAAAAGATTGCTCGTTTGATTACAAACCCAATCATTGTACCTATTTTACTATCGATTGCCAGCTTAGGACTTGTCATGGAGCTATATTCGCCAGGCTTCGGCGTTCCAGGTATAATGGGCTTATCAGCACTAGGGTTATTTTTCTTCGGTCATATGGTGGCAGGTTTTGCGGGCTATGAAACTTTACTTGTGTTTATTGCAGGGTTAGCGCTTGTCATTGCGGAGTTTTTTGTCCCCGGAGGCATTGTTGGTATTTTAGGTGGTGTACTTATATTACTTAGTTTGTTACTAGCAGGTGCAAACATGATGCAAATGGTCGTGGCAATTTTCATTGCACTCGTGGTAGCAATAATAGGAATGGTGATCCTGATGAAATTTTTCGGAAAAAAAATGCATGTTTTAAACAAACTAGTCCTGATGGATGCGACAACGACGGAAGAAGGTTATGTGTCTAACATTAATCGCATTGAATTGCTTGGAAGAGTGGGTAAAACGATTACACCACTTCGTCCTTCAGGTACGATGCAGTTTGGTAACGAACGTATTGATGTAGTATCAGAAGGTGGCTATGTCGATGCAAGTAAGTTTGTAGAAGTCATTAAAGTAGAAGGCTCACGTATTGTCGTGAGACCAACAGAAAAAGAGATGGAGGAATTATAA
- the rpsU gene encoding 30S ribosomal protein S21, which produces MSKTVVRKNESLEDALRRFKRTVSKSGTIQEVRKREFYEKPSVKRKKKSEAARKRKW; this is translated from the coding sequence ATGTCAAAAACTGTCGTTCGCAAAAACGAATCGCTTGAAGATGCTCTTCGCCGCTTCAAACGTACTGTATCAAAAAGTGGTACAATTCAAGAAGTTAGAAAGCGCGAGTTCTACGAAAAACCTAGCGTAAAACGTAAAAAGAAATCAGAAGCTGCACGTAAACGTAAGTGGTAA
- the deoC gene encoding deoxyribose-phosphate aldolase: MTLNYARMIDHTLLKAEATKEQIEKLCAEAKQFGFASVCVNPTWVNYSSELLQNSSVLVCTVIGFPLGANTPAVKAFEAKDAIVNGANEVDTVINIGALKDKNYDLVQADIAAVVEAAKGSAIVKVIIEACLLTDDEKVKACELAVAAGADYVKTSTGFSTGGATAEDIALMRKTVGPELGVKASGGVRSLEDMQSMIDAGATRIGASSGVAIMNGLIADSNY; encoded by the coding sequence ATGACATTAAATTATGCGCGTATGATCGATCATACATTATTAAAGGCAGAGGCTACGAAAGAGCAAATCGAAAAACTTTGTGCAGAGGCGAAACAGTTTGGTTTTGCATCTGTTTGTGTAAATCCAACTTGGGTAAACTATAGTAGTGAACTATTACAAAACTCAAGTGTCTTAGTATGTACAGTGATTGGCTTTCCTTTAGGAGCAAATACTCCAGCTGTAAAAGCATTTGAAGCGAAGGATGCGATTGTAAACGGTGCAAATGAAGTAGACACGGTCATCAATATTGGTGCGTTAAAGGATAAAAACTATGATCTTGTACAAGCAGATATTGCTGCAGTAGTAGAAGCGGCAAAAGGCAGTGCTATCGTTAAAGTAATCATTGAAGCATGTCTTTTAACAGATGATGAAAAAGTAAAAGCATGTGAGCTTGCAGTTGCGGCAGGTGCTGATTACGTAAAAACGTCAACAGGCTTTTCGACAGGTGGAGCAACAGCAGAGGATATTGCATTAATGCGTAAAACAGTTGGTCCAGAGTTAGGTGTAAAGGCTTCAGGTGGTGTTCGTAGCTTGGAAGATATGCAAAGCATGATTGATGCAGGAGCAACTCGTATCGGTGCAAGTTCTGGTGTAGCTATTATGAATGGATTAATTGCTGATTCGAATTATTAA
- the mtaB gene encoding tRNA (N(6)-L-threonylcarbamoyladenosine(37)-C(2))-methylthiotransferase MtaB, whose amino-acid sequence MSKGRTKTVALNTLGCKVNHYETEAIWQLFKEDGYERTEFDRKADVYVINTCTVTNTGDKKSRQVIRRAVRQNPDAVICVTGCYAQTSPAEIMAIPGVDIVVGTQDRTKMLGYIEQYRNERQPINAVRNIMKNRVYEELDVPAFTDRTRASLKIQEGCNNFCTFCIIPWARGLMRSRDPQEVLHQAQQLVVAGYLEIVLTGIHTGGYGQDLKDYNLAQLLRDLEANVKGLKRLRISSIEASQLTDEVIDVLRESNIVVNHLHIPIQSGSDTVLKRMRRKYTMEFFGERLTKLHEALPDLAVTSDVIVGFPGETEEEFMETYNFIRDHKFSELHVFPFSPRTGTPAARMEDQIDEDIKNERVHRLIALNDQLAKEYASRFENEVLEVIPEEYVHDGSDEEGLLTGYTDNYLKVVFEGPESLIGQLVKVKILQAGYPHSKGQFVRVLETAK is encoded by the coding sequence ATGAGCAAAGGGCGTACGAAAACCGTAGCTCTGAATACGTTAGGTTGTAAAGTTAATCACTACGAAACAGAGGCAATTTGGCAACTATTTAAAGAAGATGGTTATGAACGAACTGAGTTTGATCGTAAAGCCGACGTTTATGTCATTAATACATGTACGGTAACAAATACGGGTGATAAAAAGTCCCGTCAAGTGATTCGTCGAGCAGTCCGTCAAAATCCTGATGCAGTTATTTGTGTGACAGGTTGCTACGCCCAAACATCTCCGGCGGAAATTATGGCGATTCCTGGTGTTGATATTGTTGTCGGAACACAGGACCGTACGAAAATGCTTGGCTATATTGAACAGTATCGTAACGAACGCCAACCGATTAATGCTGTACGCAACATTATGAAGAATCGTGTGTACGAAGAATTAGACGTACCTGCTTTTACTGACCGTACTCGTGCATCACTGAAAATACAAGAAGGTTGTAACAACTTCTGTACTTTTTGTATTATTCCATGGGCACGTGGCTTAATGCGATCTCGTGATCCTCAAGAGGTTCTACATCAAGCACAACAACTAGTAGTTGCTGGTTATCTTGAAATTGTACTAACAGGAATTCATACAGGCGGCTATGGTCAAGATTTAAAAGACTACAATCTAGCACAATTGCTACGTGACTTAGAGGCCAACGTTAAAGGATTAAAACGTCTACGTATTTCTTCGATTGAAGCAAGTCAGTTAACAGATGAAGTTATTGATGTGTTACGTGAATCAAATATCGTTGTCAATCATTTACACATTCCGATTCAATCGGGCTCGGATACGGTATTGAAACGTATGCGTCGTAAATATACAATGGAATTTTTCGGTGAACGCTTAACAAAGTTACACGAAGCTTTACCAGATTTAGCAGTCACTTCAGACGTTATTGTGGGATTCCCAGGTGAGACAGAGGAAGAATTTATGGAAACTTATAACTTCATTCGTGATCATAAATTCTCAGAACTACACGTTTTCCCATTCTCTCCGCGTACAGGCACTCCAGCAGCACGTATGGAGGACCAAATCGACGAGGACATTAAAAATGAGCGAGTTCATCGCTTAATCGCTTTAAACGATCAACTTGCAAAAGAATATGCTTCACGCTTCGAAAATGAAGTGTTAGAAGTGATTCCAGAGGAATATGTTCATGATGGAAGCGACGAAGAAGGTCTATTAACGGGTTATACAGATAATTATTTAAAAGTAGTATTCGAAGGTCCAGAAAGCCTTATTGGTCAACTAGTGAAGGTTAAAATTTTACAAGCGGGCTACCCTCATTCCAAAGGGCAGTTTGTGCGTGTATTGGAAACAGCAAAATAA
- a CDS encoding winged helix-turn-helix transcriptional regulator, with protein sequence MFNTLFLSQKSVRTKEFYELIPGITQKVLTDQLKQLERDGLVRREIFKEVPPKVEYSLTDLGKSFVPVLNTMCEWGNKYAIIKGIDKDQQIYCDMFLRSQNEI encoded by the coding sequence ATGTTTAATACTCTTTTCTTGAGTCAAAAATCAGTAAGAACAAAAGAGTTTTACGAATTAATACCTGGAATTACACAAAAAGTCTTAACAGATCAATTGAAACAGTTAGAAAGAGATGGACTTGTACGAAGAGAAATATTTAAAGAAGTACCACCAAAAGTAGAATACAGCTTAACTGATCTAGGAAAATCATTTGTACCAGTATTAAACACAATGTGTGAATGGGGTAATAAATATGCAATTATAAAAGGTATAGATAAAGATCAACAAATTTATTGTGATATGTTCCTAAGGTCTCAGAATGAAATATAA
- a CDS encoding nitroreductase family protein, with product MSVKNILEKRRSVRHYDSSYKISSEILTSLVESASKSPNGNNIQATRYLIIDNPDLRNLILPIAFN from the coding sequence ATGAGTGTTAAAAATATTTTGGAAAAAAGACGTTCAGTTAGACATTATGATTCAAGTTATAAAATAAGTTCAGAAATTCTAACCTCATTAGTTGAAAGTGCAAGTAAGTCACCTAATGGAAATAATATTCAAGCTACTCGATACTTAATTATTGATAATCCGGACCTAAGAAATTTAATACTGCCTATAGCTTTTAATTGA
- a CDS encoding nitroreductase family protein has product MNYYENKSKEDLKLELTRDVSLASMSLILLANEADFDTITMSGYDSKKLKDILNISERYLDVMLIAIGKGTKAGHKTVRHDVNKVMYRNEII; this is encoded by the coding sequence ATAAATTATTATGAAAATAAATCAAAAGAAGATCTAAAGCTAGAATTAACTAGAGATGTAAGTCTTGCGTCAATGTCATTAATTTTATTGGCAAATGAAGCTGATTTTGACACAATTACTATGTCAGGCTATGACTCTAAAAAATTAAAAGACATATTAAATATTTCTGAAAGGTATTTAGATGTTATGCTCATAGCTATTGGTAAAGGTACTAAAGCCGGTCATAAGACCGTAAGGCATGATGTAAATAAGGTAATGTATAGAAACGAAATAATTTAG